One Maribacter cobaltidurans genomic window carries:
- the xylA gene encoding xylose isomerase, giving the protein MADKQYFKGIDTIKFEGKDSDNPMAFKYYNPDQVVAGKTMREHFKFAIAYWHTFCGQGSDPFGPGTQNFEWDQSSDPIQAAKDKADAAFEFFEKIGFDYFCFHDFDLIQEGPTFLESEKRLNTIVDYIKEKQKASGKKLLWGTANCFSNPRYMNGASTNPEFNVVARAGAQIKMALDATMELNGENYVFWGGREGYMSLLNSDMGRELDHMGQFLAMCRDYARNQGFKGNFFIEPKPMEPMKHQYDFDTATAIGFLREYGLEKDFKINIEVNHATLAQHTFQHEIAVAGKAGMLGSLDANRGDYQNGWDTDQFPNNILETTEAMLVFLEAGGLQGGGVNFDAKIRRNSTDLEDIFLAHIGGADTFARALITADKIMTSSAYTSLRKKRYSSFDSGKGKDFENGKLDLNDLYAIAKENGELPLVSGKQELFENIINQYI; this is encoded by the coding sequence ATGGCGGACAAGCAGTATTTTAAGGGAATAGATACCATCAAATTTGAAGGAAAGGATTCAGACAATCCAATGGCATTCAAATATTATAATCCGGATCAAGTGGTTGCGGGCAAAACAATGCGAGAGCATTTTAAATTCGCAATTGCATATTGGCATACCTTCTGCGGACAAGGATCCGATCCCTTTGGACCGGGTACCCAAAATTTTGAATGGGACCAATCTTCAGACCCAATTCAGGCGGCAAAAGACAAAGCCGACGCTGCCTTTGAATTTTTTGAAAAAATCGGGTTCGATTATTTCTGTTTCCATGACTTTGACCTGATTCAAGAGGGGCCAACGTTTTTGGAGTCGGAAAAAAGATTAAATACCATTGTTGATTACATCAAGGAAAAGCAGAAGGCTTCAGGTAAAAAATTACTTTGGGGAACGGCAAACTGTTTTTCCAACCCAAGGTACATGAACGGAGCGTCCACCAACCCTGAATTTAACGTGGTGGCGAGGGCCGGGGCACAAATTAAAATGGCATTGGATGCCACAATGGAACTTAATGGTGAAAACTATGTGTTCTGGGGTGGTAGAGAAGGTTATATGTCCTTGTTGAATTCTGACATGGGACGCGAATTGGACCATATGGGACAGTTTTTGGCCATGTGCAGGGATTATGCCCGTAATCAAGGCTTTAAAGGAAATTTCTTTATTGAGCCAAAACCTATGGAACCTATGAAGCATCAGTATGATTTTGATACCGCTACGGCTATTGGTTTCCTACGTGAGTACGGATTGGAGAAGGATTTTAAAATAAATATAGAAGTAAACCATGCCACGTTGGCCCAACACACCTTTCAACATGAAATAGCAGTTGCCGGTAAAGCTGGAATGTTGGGTAGTTTGGATGCCAACAGGGGAGACTATCAAAATGGATGGGATACCGATCAGTTCCCTAATAATATTTTGGAAACTACGGAGGCCATGTTGGTATTCTTGGAAGCCGGAGGCCTACAAGGTGGTGGAGTAAATTTTGACGCTAAGATCAGACGTAACTCTACAGATTTGGAAGATATTTTCTTGGCGCATATTGGTGGTGCCGATACGTTTGCACGTGCCCTTATCACTGCTGACAAAATAATGACTTCTTCTGCTTATACAAGTCTGAGGAAAAAACGATACAGTTCCTTTGACTCTGGAAAAGGAAAGGATTTTGAAAATGGTAAGTTAGATTTGAACGATCTATATGCAATTGCCAAGGAGAACGGAGAATTACCTTTGGTAAGCGGTAAGCAGGAATTGTTCGAAAATATTATTAATCAATATATATAA
- a CDS encoding LacI family DNA-binding transcriptional regulator, which produces MKKITLKDIAKYFDVSISTVSKAVNDSHEISKDLKQRIQEYAKEQHYKPNKLALNLLNRSTKTIGVIVPNILNYFFVQVLYGIEKVANENGYNIISCISNESYEKESKTLEFLDSGTVDGLIISLAEETQVKERVEGLQEIAENQIPLVLFDRVSDLIACDKVIVDDFEAGYKTTKYFFNIGCKNVAFVSPIGKSSVGKLRHEGYKKALEEAGRPYDEKLVVNFTAKDDLDLIMSFLLNYKPIDGILGLDEITAVKILHIVKSRGYNVPNDVSIVGFTNGQLSQYVTPSLTMVSQHGKFIGEKAAELLIKRIQHPDRPFETKMVKTSLLVRDSTKKLQ; this is translated from the coding sequence ATGAAAAAAATCACCTTAAAGGACATAGCGAAGTATTTTGATGTTTCCATTTCTACGGTATCCAAAGCGGTCAACGATAGCCATGAGATAAGTAAGGACTTAAAACAGCGGATACAGGAGTATGCCAAAGAGCAGCATTATAAACCCAATAAGCTTGCGTTAAACCTTTTAAATAGAAGTACCAAGACCATTGGGGTTATTGTTCCCAATATATTGAACTATTTTTTTGTTCAAGTACTTTATGGTATAGAAAAGGTGGCCAATGAAAACGGGTATAATATCATTAGCTGTATTAGTAATGAATCCTATGAAAAGGAATCGAAAACCTTGGAATTTTTAGATTCGGGTACCGTAGACGGATTAATCATTTCTTTGGCGGAGGAAACCCAAGTCAAGGAAAGGGTAGAGGGACTTCAGGAAATAGCCGAAAATCAAATCCCCTTGGTTTTGTTCGATAGGGTCTCGGATTTAATTGCATGTGATAAGGTCATTGTTGATGATTTTGAGGCCGGGTACAAGACCACCAAATATTTCTTTAACATTGGATGTAAAAATGTGGCATTTGTTTCTCCTATTGGTAAGTCCAGCGTGGGGAAATTGAGACATGAAGGCTATAAGAAAGCCTTGGAAGAAGCCGGAAGACCTTATGATGAAAAGCTAGTGGTGAACTTTACCGCCAAGGATGATTTGGATTTAATCATGTCTTTTTTACTTAATTATAAGCCCATAGACGGTATTCTAGGGCTGGACGAAATAACTGCTGTGAAAATTCTACACATTGTAAAATCCCGAGGATATAATGTTCCCAATGACGTCTCAATCGTAGGTTTTACAAACGGACAGTTATCCCAATATGTCACGCCATCGCTTACCATGGTAAGTCAGCATGGCAAGTTTATCGGAGAAAAAGCCGCTGAACTTTTAATAAAACGCATTCAACATCCCGATAGACCATTCGAGACCAAAATGGTCAAAACGAGCCTTTTGGTTAGGGACTCTACAAAAAAGCTACAGTAA
- a CDS encoding Gfo/Idh/MocA family protein, producing MTNTKQNLGRRKFIKGASAASLLLSSMGSYGFEFFKDEKPKKVALIGTGWYGTSDLFKLIQVANVEVVSLCDVDSNFLNEVGELVSQRQKNGKVPKLYSDYRDMLKKEKLDIVLIGTPDHWHALMCIDAIKAGAHVYVQKPISVDVIEGEAMVAAARKYNKVVQVGTQRKSTPHLIDAKQQIVDKGLLGKIGHVEMCCYYHMRANGNPPVQPVPEFLDYEMWTGPAPWRPYDGIPHRRWWRTFREYGNGIMGDMCVHMLDTVRWMLDLGWPKRISSEGGIYVQKDGKSNISDTQTAVFEYDGVNCVWQHRSWGNPADPEYPWAFIIYGEKGVLKGSTMKADFIPYGKEGEPVHFDVLFEKEKYPEDLVEKDNELNAAPATRRHMIDFLEAIANGTRPIADIEEGHISTASCILANLSMDLGRPLIYDPSNMSIVDDQEATDKLQRAYRGEWKHPHPDTV from the coding sequence ATGACCAATACAAAACAAAATTTAGGAAGAAGGAAATTTATCAAAGGGGCATCGGCGGCCTCCTTGCTTTTGTCCTCTATGGGTAGTTATGGATTTGAATTTTTTAAGGATGAAAAGCCCAAAAAAGTGGCATTGATAGGAACCGGTTGGTACGGGACAAGTGACCTTTTTAAATTAATACAAGTGGCCAACGTTGAAGTCGTTTCCCTATGTGATGTGGATTCCAATTTTCTAAATGAAGTGGGGGAATTGGTTTCACAAAGGCAAAAAAACGGGAAAGTCCCAAAGTTATATTCTGATTACAGGGATATGCTTAAAAAGGAGAAATTGGACATCGTACTCATTGGAACTCCAGACCATTGGCATGCCCTAATGTGCATTGATGCCATAAAAGCTGGCGCACATGTATATGTTCAAAAACCTATAAGTGTGGATGTCATTGAGGGAGAGGCCATGGTTGCAGCGGCAAGAAAATATAACAAAGTAGTACAGGTTGGAACGCAAAGAAAAAGTACACCCCATTTGATAGATGCCAAGCAACAAATTGTGGATAAGGGACTATTGGGAAAAATAGGCCATGTTGAAATGTGCTGTTATTATCACATGCGGGCCAATGGAAACCCTCCCGTACAACCTGTTCCCGAATTTTTGGACTATGAAATGTGGACGGGCCCTGCACCGTGGCGACCTTATGACGGAATTCCACATAGAAGATGGTGGAGAACCTTTAGGGAATATGGAAACGGCATTATGGGTGATATGTGCGTCCATATGCTGGATACCGTGCGCTGGATGTTGGATTTGGGATGGCCAAAACGAATAAGTTCCGAAGGAGGTATTTATGTGCAAAAGGATGGGAAGTCAAACATATCGGACACCCAAACTGCCGTTTTTGAATATGATGGTGTAAACTGCGTATGGCAGCATAGGAGCTGGGGTAATCCTGCGGACCCGGAATACCCTTGGGCCTTTATCATTTATGGGGAAAAAGGTGTTTTAAAAGGAAGTACCATGAAGGCCGATTTTATTCCCTATGGTAAAGAAGGTGAACCCGTACATTTTGATGTTCTCTTTGAAAAAGAAAAATATCCTGAAGATTTGGTTGAAAAGGATAATGAACTGAATGCAGCGCCCGCCACAAGAAGACATATGATTGATTTCTTGGAGGCTATTGCCAATGGCACGAGACCTATTGCGGATATAGAAGAAGGACATATTTCCACGGCAAGTTGCATTTTGGCAAACCTATCCATGGATTTAGGGAGACCATTGATTTATGACCCAAGCAACATGTCTATTGTTGACGACCAAGAGGCGACCGATAAATTGCAGCGTGCGTATAGAGGTGAATGGAAGCATCCACATCCGGATACGGTATAG
- a CDS encoding sialate O-acetylesterase has protein sequence MKQIIIVLFLCWFSAVRAEIALPHIFSSNMVLQRESKVNLFGWAHPGEEFTITTSWDAGTFEIKTGINSKWNLEIATPKAGGPYTITFKGNSNEILLDNILIGEVWLCSGQSNMEWSANSGLDNKEEAINNANKPTIRLFTVEKRTSEYPQDDLVGKWEVCTPETMADFSAVAYFFAQRIQEEMDVPIGLIDSSWGASCAEVWTPEEEFENNPDLQQSYELIKPNPWVPIEKSILYNAMIAPLTNFKIGGTIWYQGEANTANASSYENIFSTMINSWRNKWGYEFPFYYVQIAPFKYGGELEGGIVRDQQRRTLSFPKTGMAMTSDICTIEDIHPRNKLDVGIRLGNIALKQHYNKIDQEVYGPLFKGAEVVKNKVEVTFEHNDGLNIKGKNLKHFEVMSSNGKWYPAKAKIKNGMVTLNAKEVPVPKKVRYAYHSTDISNLFNSSGLPASTFISEEL, from the coding sequence ATGAAGCAAATTATTATCGTATTGTTTCTTTGCTGGTTTTCAGCAGTTAGGGCCGAAATTGCCCTACCCCATATTTTTTCTAGCAATATGGTTTTGCAAAGGGAATCCAAGGTTAATCTTTTTGGTTGGGCCCATCCCGGTGAGGAATTTACCATTACTACGAGTTGGGATGCCGGTACTTTTGAAATAAAAACGGGAATAAATTCCAAATGGAACCTTGAAATAGCCACTCCGAAAGCCGGTGGTCCCTATACCATAACTTTTAAGGGGAACTCCAATGAGATTCTTTTGGACAATATTTTAATCGGGGAAGTATGGTTGTGTTCCGGACAGTCCAATATGGAATGGAGCGCCAATAGTGGTTTGGACAATAAGGAAGAGGCCATTAATAATGCTAACAAACCAACTATCAGGCTATTTACGGTGGAAAAAAGAACATCGGAATATCCTCAGGATGATTTGGTGGGAAAATGGGAGGTCTGTACACCGGAAACCATGGCGGATTTTAGTGCTGTCGCTTATTTTTTTGCGCAAAGAATTCAGGAGGAAATGGATGTGCCCATTGGCCTGATAGATTCCTCATGGGGTGCCTCCTGTGCCGAGGTGTGGACTCCAGAAGAGGAATTTGAAAACAATCCTGATTTACAACAATCCTACGAGCTTATTAAACCAAACCCTTGGGTGCCCATTGAAAAATCCATTTTATACAACGCTATGATAGCGCCTTTGACAAATTTTAAGATAGGTGGAACCATTTGGTATCAGGGAGAGGCAAATACGGCAAATGCTTCATCTTACGAAAATATATTCTCTACAATGATAAATTCTTGGAGAAACAAATGGGGATATGAATTCCCATTTTATTATGTGCAAATAGCCCCTTTTAAATATGGCGGTGAGCTTGAAGGTGGTATCGTTAGGGACCAACAAAGAAGGACTTTGTCATTTCCAAAAACTGGAATGGCCATGACAAGCGATATTTGCACCATAGAGGATATCCATCCAAGAAATAAATTGGATGTGGGCATAAGATTGGGAAATATTGCCTTAAAACAACATTACAATAAAATAGATCAAGAGGTTTATGGCCCTTTGTTTAAGGGAGCCGAAGTTGTAAAAAATAAAGTTGAGGTAACTTTTGAACATAACGACGGTTTGAACATTAAAGGAAAGAACCTGAAGCACTTTGAAGTAATGTCGTCGAATGGAAAATGGTATCCGGCCAAGGCCAAAATTAAGAATGGAATGGTTACCTTAAACGCAAAGGAAGTCCCAGTGCCAAAAAAGGTACGCTATGCTTATCATAGTACTGATATTTCAAACTTGTTTAATTCCTCTGGTTTGCCAGCTTCTACATTCATAAGTGAAGAATTATAA